The genomic interval gtAACTGGCAACACCTTTTTGTGGTACAGGAGTGTTATAGAGGTCCAAGGCTGAgccaaatttgttttttgtgggggggggggtgctcttcTAACTCTGAGGCCCATTTTTGTACATGtgatgacaaacacacatacagctaacccccactcccccccccctgctgtgaCCTGCTGAGCGTGACATCGGCACGAGCGAACAAGAGTGCTGACCTCATTCACAGATCCAGCTGCCAGGACCCTAATGAGCCAATCACAATCAGCCACGGGCTCCTTAATAAAAACACCATCAGCCGTTCTCATTCACGGTGTTAATCTGCTTACTGCACCCCACCCAGAGATCACAGCAGGAAAACCCCCGATAGGACAGTGAGGGGGAAGTAACAGCATTCACATTTATCTGCTCTACATGCAGCGATCATAAGTAAAACACATAATCGCACAAgtattttcctccttttttaataaaataacgATTTAAGGTGAGTCAGAACTGAAATCCATCAATAGAGATCAACAGTTTTCAAATTGTCTCATGATGTGGATACCACAGGTAACACCTCCATATCAACTGAAAATGTGATAGTGCCTGAAATCTCTCTGAAAATGATCTCTAGATTAGATCAGAATTAGAGAACTAGTTCAGAAGAGGAGGGGTGAATGAGGCTGGTATAAAAAGAGGGAGACAGTAAAGGATGGAGACAGGAGAGACGCAGGAATCTTCACCGCTCTTGGGTAAGGCGGCTTTTATGATCAACCTTAGTTCAGAGCTGCAGTTGTTCACGCAGTCAGGCGTAATTATGGGAATGAATGTGAGAATGGAGATCTCTTTGGAAACGCGTTTCTGAGGCCAGTTCCGATGGGTGCTAAGCTCCATTCATCCACTGATAAATGCATCGCTTCACTTGATTGGCTGTAATTATCTGGGGGTACAGAAAGACCAATGTGGCACTCGTAAGAGGGGTTTATACTCCACACTGATACAttacacagttttaaaaatacaaatagtgCTTTATTATAATCCGATCCTCAGTTCTTTGAGGAAAAGTCAGTGAATATTAGAGAGTTTACCCATTTGGCTGAAAGGCTGCTAAAATAAACCTGGTATGAATtgatttgtactgtatgtttcactCAGTCATCAAACTATTTAACACCGtgaagttatttttaatttatttaataaaatttaaattcacatttcactttACACAGTCCTAGTATCTGTAACAgctacttttttctttcaaattcaaagtgAAAAATCTCCTTTGAAGatgtttaaaactgttttaaaacctTATATTTTAAAGccgaaatgtgtttttttccgaCTGAAGGAAAAAGTTTTTTAATGCTTATTTTTAGAGTAAGAACCTTTGTGAGAGAACACAGATTATGGTTCGAACGCTGCGGTGTGCAGTGGAGCAGTTTGCTTTGCTCCTCAGTTTAGCTCATCTCAGATCACCTGCAGACGTGGTTTATCATCTGGTCTCTCTTTCCATTTTGCTCCTGTGTGAATTTAGCTGAACAAGGGGCTGCACAGACCTATGCAAGCCACAATGTACTCATGACTTACTCCTCAGAGTTTGAAGCTGAGTCTTCCCAGAGGTCAGGGTACTTATCCAAGGTGGAAGGTCACGGTGTTAAATTACATTGAATATTGAATTACACAGGGTGGTAAATGGCATTGGGTATGAAATTACACAGGGTGCTAAATAATATTGGTTATGAAATTACACAGGGTGCTAAATAATATCGGGTATGAAATTACACAGGGTGGTAAATAATATCGGGTATGAAATTACACAGGGTGGTAAATAATATCGGGTATGAAATTACACAGGGTGGTAAATGGCATCAGGTATGAAATTACACAGGGTGGTAAATAATATCGGGTATGAAATTACACAGGGTGGTAAATGGCATTGTCCATGTTCTCGTGCGAATGCTGTGTGTTGGACAGCCTGCATCAGCTCGCGTCTCTCAGATTGTCCGTTCACACAGTGAGGCAGCAGCGCCCTGATGGCCACCCTCTCCTGCCAATCAGCTACGCTGCCACCAAAGCTCAGGCTCCCAACTGCGTTTATAATGGAGCCGAATTCAGGcttgcacattacattacattattgtcattttagcagatgcccttctGCAAAGTGACTTAGAGaggttgcagttttacatgttacccatttatacagctggatatttactgaggcaactctgggttaagtgccttgctcgagggtacagcagcagtgtacttgtatttttattatgtattgtgtatgtatgtgaaaagcactatacaaatgAATTTTACTTTCTTACTCacagtgccccaatggggaatcaaacctgcaacctttcggttacaagctctgctcctgaACCGCTATGCCACCCGGCTGCCGTATACCTACACTTGTGACTGAATTTGTATCTGTAATGTTGCTAATGAAAGACTCCATCAGCCAGTCAGGCTGCTGCTTacataaatgacacatttaatatattctaatatattgagaaatatgttgctcGGCCCAAGAATAAAATTgaccaaaaaatacatttaaaacatattaatgcAGAGCAGAAATATATCGCAATATACAGCAAAACAGCAATACTTCACATATTGTCACATGTATTCATTgatctaaaaaataaattccctAAAATTATTCTCaacatgttttttatgtgtggGAAGTGATGGTTCATGCAGTGGGTTGTTATTGGGCTGGGACAGGGTTGGGTAGGGTTTTGGCCGGGGTCCCCTCATCGCCCCTCTCTCCGCACCCTGGGACTGCCGGAGGGTGCCCATGAGTCACTCACACATCATTGGTAGGATATGCCTATCCTTTAACAGGGTTACTGCACTGTGGGACCTGTAGTGAGACAAATAGCCATGGTAGGTTTTATTAGAATTGTTATAAGGGGGATGAGCAACATTGGCAGATTTATTGGCTGAGAATCCTCAGTGCTAGCAGGGTTAATTATGAGGAGCATACGgctgctgtctctctttgtgACGTGGTAGAaaactgaggaagaggagcctGAGGGaaactgaggaagaggagcctGAGGAAGACATGAAGTCTGTGAGCGTGCTGCCGACCCTGCTTCTGTTGGTGTCCGTCAGCTTCTCGGACACCCGGAAGGGTTTGTGTGCTGATATCAGTCATTTAATTCTGTGTATGAGTGCGCTTTGGCCTGCTGAGCCGTTGCTGTTGTGCTGGTGTTCCTCCAGGGGGCGCTGGTTTCCCTCAGCGGGAAGAGTGTTCTAGGGAGTGCCCGGCAGCCTGTGATGTCCCAGGGTACAAAGACTGGTCCAGGCTGGGGTCTCACTGCATCAAATACTTCGAAACCCCTCTCAACTTCACTGATGCCGAGGTACAGGCCTCACCCCTCTCAGTGCCCAGCGGTGGACTCCGAGCGCTCGCTGTGTCTAACCACGTTGCATTATTCTCTCCCACTCAGTTCAGCTGCCGGGCAAAGGTCTGCGGTGGCCACCTGGTGTCGGTGGACAGCCACTGTTTTAATGAAGGCCTGCTGGCAGTCGTCCTGAAGCACAACAAAAAGCAACCTCGAATCTGGATGGGCGGCTTTGAGATGTTCAaggtaagagggagagagagggagagagagggagagagagggagagagggagagagagaggggggagagagagagagagagggagagggagagggagagggagagagggagagagagggagggagagagagagaaagggagagagagggagagagggggagagaaagggagagagagagggagaaggggagaaggagagagagggagagaaagggagagagagagggagagggggagagggagagagagggagagaaagggagagagagagagagagggggagagaggagagagaggagagagaggaaatgagtaAAATTTAGTTTTTTACATTCTGTTACACTGTGCTGATGTCTCTGTGAGCACTGCCTGCCCgctggagagagcagcaggtCTCAGGGCCATTGGGCCCGTACTTTAACCACTATTTAACCACGTGCAGctcggggtgtgtgtgtgtgcgtgtgcgtgtgcgtgtgcgtgtgcgtgtgtgtgtgtgtgtgcagcgcggtgtgtgtgtgtgtgtgtgtgtgtgtgtgtgcgcagcgcggggtgtgtgtgtgtgtgtgtgtgtgtgtgtgtgcagctcagGGTGTGTGCTCGGGTGGCCATAGCAgatttttcctgtttccagGCTTTGGATTGTCCTCATTTGGACTTTAAATTAATCTattcccccccctctcccccc from Megalops cyprinoides isolate fMegCyp1 chromosome 22, fMegCyp1.pri, whole genome shotgun sequence carries:
- the LOC118769532 gene encoding lectin-like; amino-acid sequence: MAAVIGCVLEGLLSDCGHVEKPHSFREARTSAAEAGSDARAAVRDGQREVTAGAETGTITPKLRKRSLRETEEEEPEEDMKSVSVLPTLLLLVSVSFSDTRKGGAGFPQREECSRECPAACDVPGYKDWSRLGSHCIKYFETPLNFTDAEFSCRAKVCGGHLVSVDSHCFNEGLLAVVLKHNKKQPRIWMGGFEMFKSGKFVWTDGSVWNYTAWVSGQPSQRYNTTEDCVEMNWEQKGKWNDHSCNTAKSYVCAFKRQA